Part of the Pseudodesulfovibrio mercurii genome is shown below.
TAGTTGAAGACGTTGATGGGCTTGTCCTCGATGATGTTCTTGGTGAACAGGAAGAGCGCCATGTCCGGGCGGCCCCACGGCCCATATACCGTAAAGAAGCGCAGCCCGGTGGTGGGCAGGTTGTAGAGGCTCGAATAGGAGTGGGCCATCATCTCGTTGGACTTTTTGGTGGCCGCGTACAGGCTCATGGGATGATCCACGCCCTCGTGCGGGTTGAGCGGCATCTTGGTGTTCATGCCGTAGACCGAGGAGCTGGAGGCGTAGACCAGGTGTTCGACCTTGTTGTGGCGACAACCCTCAAGAATGTTGAGAAATCCGACCACGTTGGAGTCGATGTAGGAGCGGGGGTTCTCGATGGAGTAACGGACGCCCGCCTGGGCCGCCAGGTTGACCACGTGGGTGAACCGTTCGGCCTGGAACAGCTCGCTCATGGGCTGGGCGTCCTCGAGATTGATGTTCACGTGGCGGAACAAGGGGGACTGCTCAAGGATCTTGAGGCGGTCCTTCTTCAGGTTGACGTCGTAGTAGTCGTTCAGGTTGTCCAGGCCAATGACTTCATGGCCCGCATCGGTCAGCCGCTTGGAAAGATGAAAGCCGATGAAGCCCGCGGCTCCGGTGACAAGTATCTTCATATGCATGGTCCTTATGCCTGA
Proteins encoded:
- a CDS encoding NAD-dependent epimerase, translated to MKILVTGAAGFIGFHLSKRLTDAGHEVIGLDNLNDYYDVNLKKDRLKILEQSPLFRHVNINLEDAQPMSELFQAERFTHVVNLAAQAGVRYSIENPRSYIDSNVVGFLNILEGCRHNKVEHLVYASSSSVYGMNTKMPLNPHEGVDHPMSLYAATKKSNEMMAHSYSSLYNLPTTGLRFFTVYGPWGRPDMALFLFTKNIIEDKPINVFNYGKMRRDFTYIDDIVEGVVRVMQRTATPNPDWDGDHPDPCTSSVPYQIYNIGNNTVVELSRYIEVIEEVVGKKAIYNYMPMQAGDVPATEADVSDLQADVGFKPDTTIEEGIRKFIEWYHEYYGK